The Amycolatopsis sp. 195334CR genome window below encodes:
- a CDS encoding roadblock/LC7 domain-containing protein: MATTSSGGFGWLVTDFVRRVPGAAHAVVVSADGLLLASSDGLPVERAEQLSAVSSGLVSLTQGAARCFEAGVVNQTVVEMERGYLFLMSISDGSSLAVLAAPTSDIGTVAYEMTLLVDRVGQQLTPELRAQLQGGVRG, translated from the coding sequence ATGGCTACCACCTCATCCGGTGGGTTCGGCTGGCTGGTCACCGACTTCGTGCGCCGGGTGCCCGGTGCCGCCCACGCGGTGGTGGTGTCGGCCGACGGTCTGCTGCTCGCCAGCTCGGACGGGTTGCCGGTGGAGCGGGCCGAGCAGCTGTCCGCGGTGTCGTCCGGGTTGGTCAGCCTGACCCAGGGGGCGGCGAGGTGCTTCGAGGCGGGTGTGGTCAACCAGACGGTGGTGGAGATGGAGCGGGGGTACCTGTTCCTGATGTCCATTTCGGACGGTTCGAGCCTGGCCGTGCTGGCCGCGCCGACCAGTGACATCGGGACGGTGGCGTACGAGATGACGCTGCTGGTGGACCGGGTCGGCCAGCAGCTGACCCCGGAGCTGCGCGCGCAACTGCAAGGCGGGGTACGCGGCTGA
- a CDS encoding nitrate- and nitrite sensing domain-containing protein, translating into MFLLPTIAALFLGGLRVYEGFEDIGVYDRAEQRIALSQKVAATVDELQSERETMSAWIVSGRPQGRGELDDQIARSDRAATTLRDAPEVEGIDDPVTTALFGQATARLDGLGQLRVSANDASFAALAALESYAGVIDALLAVSDEFGADVTDKGLQDRHDALAALSHAKEFSAQQNAFLRNAAIRGSFEPAELSSINSAEANLVSQIDAFNNVATSQARQDYANTITGELVSRRFQYQQLALLRAEAKINVAIDPGAVAQSSAATLNLISQVENRLLDEAGSYTGDLAGSEQRTLIFVSAGILAGLLVALTLMFVVARSMLVPLRSLRTNALEVAERHLPEAVEKIMSESDPKAAAERAIDPVPVHTTEEIGQVARAFDVVNAQAVRLAAEQALLRENVNGIFVNLSRRSQRLVERQLGVIDRLEADEQDPDHLASLFELDHLATRLRRNGESLLVLSGAGLAKSVPRPVPAADVIGAAVSEIEQYSRVEVGVIPDVAVQGLTIHDLVHVLAELLDNAAYFSEPETKVTVRAVMTRRRALAIQVTDKGVGMSDDQISEANRRLADPPDLDVSVTRRMGLYVVARLAQRHGIEVQLRENEDIDGGIIARVVVPAQLLTSVPATERPRSESSLPQMSPIGGPPPQPPSELGVDSLTSPMTLTPLNQQAPPEEPAEISRPQAPVPSASSGPSTGGLVALDQPISLDDLVHGSSSAAGPFLSDVPEPPKEPVDDQGFPVAEFDENAFPTVTTPAPTSPASPSSPSSPSSPSSPSSNGTNGSAPAETNGHGSEPFPLALPTREPTFVPPMGRPEPDTSDESGRSALEDDVPTRRLPIYQSVLSRWFSEAEETGPEETGWPAETPEGTAAAPEGREGAGVTDGGWQSASDEGWQAAQSLLEDKAEGVTEAGLPKRVPNAYLVPGSVTGESADQSAFTDSSSPQPEAAPSMTRSASVARSRMVSFQRGYQSGRHAVQENPEAGTAVPETRPDAVEDGVAGRPTEPSAKE; encoded by the coding sequence GTGTTCCTGCTCCCCACCATCGCCGCGCTCTTCCTGGGTGGCCTGCGCGTCTACGAGGGCTTCGAGGACATCGGCGTCTACGACCGCGCCGAGCAGCGCATCGCGCTCAGCCAGAAGGTCGCCGCCACGGTCGACGAACTGCAGTCCGAGCGCGAGACCATGTCCGCCTGGATCGTCTCCGGGCGGCCGCAGGGCCGCGGTGAGCTGGACGACCAGATCGCCCGCTCCGACCGCGCCGCCACCACGCTGCGGGACGCCCCCGAGGTCGAAGGCATCGACGACCCGGTGACCACCGCCTTGTTCGGCCAGGCCACCGCCCGTCTCGACGGCCTCGGCCAGCTGCGCGTGTCCGCGAATGACGCCTCCTTCGCCGCGCTGGCCGCGCTCGAGTCCTACGCCGGCGTCATCGACGCGCTGCTCGCCGTCTCCGACGAGTTCGGCGCCGACGTCACCGACAAGGGCCTGCAGGACCGGCACGACGCGCTCGCCGCGCTGTCGCACGCCAAGGAGTTCTCGGCCCAGCAGAACGCGTTCCTGCGCAACGCGGCGATCCGCGGCAGCTTCGAGCCCGCCGAGCTGTCCAGCATCAACAGCGCCGAGGCGAACCTGGTCTCCCAGATCGACGCCTTCAACAACGTCGCCACCTCGCAGGCCCGCCAGGACTACGCCAACACGATCACCGGTGAGCTGGTCTCCCGGCGCTTCCAGTACCAGCAGCTGGCGCTGCTGCGCGCGGAGGCGAAGATCAACGTGGCGATCGACCCCGGTGCGGTCGCCCAGTCCTCGGCGGCCACGCTGAACCTGATCAGCCAGGTGGAGAACCGCCTGCTGGACGAGGCCGGTTCGTACACCGGTGACCTGGCCGGCAGCGAGCAGCGCACGCTGATCTTCGTCTCGGCGGGCATCCTCGCCGGGTTGCTGGTCGCGCTGACGCTGATGTTCGTGGTCGCCCGCTCGATGCTGGTCCCGCTGCGGAGCCTGCGCACCAACGCGCTCGAAGTGGCCGAACGGCACCTGCCCGAAGCGGTCGAGAAGATCATGTCGGAGTCGGACCCGAAGGCCGCCGCCGAGCGCGCCATCGATCCGGTGCCGGTGCACACCACCGAGGAGATCGGCCAGGTGGCCCGCGCCTTCGACGTGGTCAACGCGCAGGCCGTGCGACTGGCCGCCGAGCAGGCCCTGCTGCGCGAGAACGTCAACGGCATCTTCGTCAACCTGTCCCGCCGCTCGCAGCGGCTGGTGGAGCGCCAGCTCGGCGTGATCGACCGGCTCGAGGCCGACGAGCAGGACCCCGACCACCTCGCCAGCTTGTTCGAGCTGGACCACCTCGCCACCCGCCTCCGCCGCAACGGCGAGAGCCTGCTGGTGCTCTCCGGCGCCGGGCTGGCCAAGTCGGTGCCGCGGCCGGTGCCCGCCGCCGACGTGATCGGTGCCGCGGTCTCCGAGATCGAGCAGTACTCGCGCGTCGAGGTCGGCGTCATCCCGGACGTGGCCGTGCAGGGCCTGACCATCCACGACCTGGTGCACGTGCTGGCCGAGCTGCTGGACAACGCGGCCTACTTCTCCGAGCCGGAGACCAAGGTGACCGTGCGCGCGGTGATGACCCGCCGCCGCGCCCTGGCCATCCAGGTCACCGACAAGGGCGTCGGCATGTCCGACGACCAGATCTCCGAGGCCAACCGCCGCCTGGCCGACCCGCCCGACCTGGACGTGTCGGTGACCCGCCGGATGGGCCTGTACGTGGTCGCGCGGCTGGCCCAGCGCCACGGCATCGAGGTGCAGCTCCGCGAGAACGAGGACATCGACGGCGGCATCATCGCCAGGGTGGTGGTCCCGGCGCAGCTGCTGACCAGCGTGCCGGCCACCGAGCGCCCGCGGTCGGAGTCGTCGCTGCCGCAGATGTCGCCGATCGGCGGCCCGCCGCCGCAGCCGCCGAGCGAGCTGGGTGTCGATTCGCTCACCTCGCCGATGACGCTGACCCCGCTGAACCAGCAGGCCCCGCCCGAGGAGCCCGCCGAGATCAGCCGTCCGCAGGCCCCGGTGCCGTCCGCGAGCTCCGGTCCCAGCACCGGCGGGCTGGTCGCGCTCGACCAGCCGATCAGCCTCGACGACCTGGTGCACGGTTCGTCCAGCGCGGCGGGCCCGTTCCTGAGCGACGTCCCGGAGCCGCCGAAGGAGCCGGTGGACGACCAGGGCTTCCCGGTGGCCGAGTTCGACGAGAACGCGTTCCCCACGGTCACCACGCCCGCGCCGACTTCGCCGGCATCGCCGTCTTCGCCGTCTTCGCCGTCTTCGCCGTCTTCGCCGTCGAGCAACGGCACCAACGGCAGTGCTCCCGCCGAAACCAACGGGCACGGCAGCGAGCCGTTCCCGCTGGCCCTGCCCACCCGTGAACCCACCTTCGTGCCGCCGATGGGCAGGCCGGAGCCGGACACCTCGGACGAGAGCGGCCGCAGCGCGCTCGAGGACGACGTGCCGACTCGCCGGTTGCCGATCTACCAGTCCGTGCTCTCCCGATGGTTCAGTGAAGCGGAGGAGACTGGACCGGAAGAGACCGGCTGGCCCGCGGAGACACCGGAGGGGACCGCGGCCGCGCCGGAGGGGCGAGAGGGAGCGGGCGTGACCGACGGAGGATGGCAGAGCGCCTCGGACGAGGGCTGGCAGGCGGCGCAGTCGTTGCTGGAGGACAAGGCCGAGGGCGTCACCGAGGCCGGCCTGCCCAAACGCGTGCCCAACGCCTACCTGGTCCCCGGCTCGGTGACCGGGGAATCGGCGGATCAGAGCGCTTTCACCGACAGTTCCTCCCCGCAGCCGGAGGCGGCCCCGTCAATGACTAGGTCGGCTTCGGTGGCGCGAAGCCGTATGGTCAGTTTTCAGCGGGGTTACCAGAGCGGCAGGCATGCCGTCCAGGAGAATCCGGAGGCCGGTACCGCGGTGCCGGAAACGCGTCCGGACGCCGTAGAGGACGGCGTCGCGGGACGACCTACTGAACCAAGCGCGAAGGAGTGA
- a CDS encoding roadblock/LC7 domain-containing protein, with amino-acid sequence MTRAGSVQPGGQAQPGKAVQQPGAGQQGSFAWLITDFVHRVPGAAHAVVVSADGLLLAASRGLPKDRADQLAAVASGLTSLARGAAKVFDGGAVAQTVVEMANGFMFLMSVSDGSCLAVLGAPDSDIGLVVYEMTLLVERVGQQMTPELRAQLQGAARR; translated from the coding sequence GTGACACGGGCGGGGTCAGTGCAGCCGGGCGGGCAGGCGCAGCCGGGCAAGGCGGTGCAGCAGCCGGGGGCCGGTCAGCAGGGCAGTTTCGCTTGGCTCATCACCGATTTCGTGCACCGGGTACCCGGTGCCGCGCATGCGGTAGTGGTCTCGGCGGACGGGTTGTTGCTGGCGGCCTCACGAGGGCTGCCCAAGGACCGGGCCGATCAGCTCGCCGCGGTGGCCTCCGGGCTGACCAGCCTGGCGCGCGGGGCGGCGAAGGTGTTCGACGGCGGAGCCGTCGCGCAGACCGTGGTCGAGATGGCCAACGGGTTCATGTTCCTGATGTCGGTTTCGGACGGTTCGTGCCTGGCGGTGCTGGGTGCACCGGACAGTGACATCGGGCTGGTCGTCTACGAGATGACGCTGCTGGTCGAGCGGGTCGGGCAGCAGATGACCCCGGAACTGCGCGCTCAGCTGCAGGGCGCCGCCCGCCGCTAG
- a CDS encoding glutamate ABC transporter substrate-binding protein, whose translation MAKASSTRTRIALFCAVVTLGAAAGACSGGTEAVPGANNAAQSMLDRAPVATEAELAASPTAMAIKQRGELFIGASLETPLMSQQNPTTGEAEGFDATLGKLLAKYILGEPKRKIITTTPQIREALIQNSTVDAVIQNYSITPKRAEKVAFAGPYFMSGQAVATLKGKPDIARPEDLNGKKVLVATGSTGAGVVKELAPQAQQISFNTDPECVQALEQGRGDAWVKDLPVIAGETKLNDKIQLASGTFGTDPYGIGIKHGDDAFKKFVNGWLKKIQDAGLWQQAYQESLGTVIPGEPPVPPAIGSVAGS comes from the coding sequence ATGGCCAAGGCGTCTTCGACGCGCACGAGGATCGCGCTGTTCTGCGCGGTCGTCACCCTGGGAGCGGCGGCGGGCGCCTGCTCCGGCGGCACCGAAGCGGTCCCCGGGGCGAACAACGCCGCGCAGAGCATGCTCGACCGGGCCCCCGTGGCCACCGAGGCGGAGCTGGCGGCCAGCCCCACCGCGATGGCGATCAAGCAGCGGGGTGAGCTGTTCATCGGCGCCTCGCTGGAGACCCCGCTGATGTCCCAGCAGAACCCGACCACCGGTGAGGCCGAGGGCTTCGACGCCACGCTCGGCAAGCTGCTGGCCAAGTACATCCTCGGCGAGCCCAAGCGCAAGATCATCACCACCACCCCGCAGATCCGGGAAGCGCTGATCCAGAACAGCACGGTGGACGCGGTCATCCAGAACTACTCGATCACCCCGAAGCGCGCGGAGAAGGTGGCCTTCGCCGGGCCGTACTTCATGTCCGGCCAGGCGGTCGCCACGCTGAAGGGCAAGCCGGACATCGCCCGGCCGGAGGACCTCAACGGCAAGAAGGTGCTGGTGGCCACCGGCAGCACCGGCGCCGGGGTGGTCAAGGAGCTGGCCCCGCAGGCGCAGCAGATCTCGTTCAACACCGACCCGGAGTGCGTGCAGGCGCTGGAGCAGGGCCGCGGCGACGCCTGGGTGAAGGACCTGCCGGTGATCGCCGGCGAGACCAAGCTGAACGACAAGATCCAGCTGGCCAGCGGCACCTTCGGCACCGACCCGTACGGCATCGGCATCAAGCACGGGGACGACGCGTTCAAGAAGTTCGTCAACGGCTGGCTGAAGAAGATCCAGGACGCCGGGCTGTGGCAGCAGGCGTACCAGGAGTCGCTCGGCACGGTGATCCCCGGTGAGCCGCCCGTCCCGCCCGCCATCGGCTCGGTCGCCGGTTCCTGA
- a CDS encoding MFS transporter produces the protein MDVQQETPLRYWLAVLSVTVGTFSIVTSQLLPVGLVPQIAATLGVSEGTVGLTLTVPGFVAAVAAPALVVAAGRLDRRLVLTGLSALLVGANLVSALAPNFTVLLVARILVGLSVGGFWGIAGGIAVRLVPERVVGRATATIFAGVSTATVAGVPASKLLGDLTDWRTAFAVVGVVALGVLAAQVFLLPPLPASRTTKLGDLLSLFRHPEIRVSFVAVFLLVIGHFSAYTFITPILRETGGVAPALSTALLLAYGGAGFAGNFLGGTAAYRNPRRTLIVAAAGLGAALLLFDVVGHSLPGLVALLLVWGAAYGAVPVSLQIWLGSAVPDRREVAGSLFVTAFQVSISLGALFGGLWVDSLGPTGVLLFAGTLTALTSAGLLAVRSKSAVD, from the coding sequence GTGGACGTGCAGCAGGAAACCCCGCTGAGGTACTGGCTCGCCGTGCTCTCGGTGACGGTCGGGACCTTCTCGATCGTCACCTCCCAACTGCTCCCGGTGGGCCTGGTGCCGCAGATCGCGGCCACGCTCGGCGTGTCCGAGGGCACGGTCGGGCTGACCCTGACCGTGCCGGGCTTCGTCGCCGCGGTGGCGGCGCCCGCGCTGGTGGTCGCCGCGGGCAGGCTCGACCGCAGGCTGGTGCTGACCGGGCTCAGCGCGCTGCTCGTCGGCGCGAACCTGGTCAGCGCCCTCGCGCCGAACTTCACCGTGCTGCTCGTCGCGCGCATCCTGGTCGGGCTGAGCGTCGGCGGGTTCTGGGGCATCGCGGGCGGGATCGCCGTGCGGCTGGTGCCGGAGCGCGTGGTCGGGCGGGCGACCGCGACGATCTTCGCCGGGGTCTCCACCGCCACCGTCGCCGGGGTGCCTGCCAGCAAGCTGCTCGGCGACCTGACCGACTGGCGCACCGCCTTCGCCGTGGTGGGGGTGGTCGCGCTCGGGGTGCTCGCGGCGCAGGTGTTCCTGCTGCCACCGCTGCCGGCCAGCCGCACCACGAAGCTCGGCGACCTGCTCTCCTTGTTCCGCCACCCGGAGATCCGGGTCAGCTTCGTCGCGGTGTTCCTGCTGGTGATCGGGCACTTCAGCGCGTACACCTTCATCACCCCGATCCTGCGCGAGACCGGCGGCGTGGCCCCGGCGCTGAGCACCGCGCTGCTGCTGGCCTACGGCGGCGCGGGGTTCGCGGGCAACTTCCTCGGTGGCACCGCCGCCTACCGGAATCCCCGCCGCACGCTGATCGTCGCGGCGGCCGGGCTCGGGGCCGCGCTGCTGCTCTTCGACGTCGTCGGGCACTCGCTGCCGGGTCTGGTCGCGTTGCTGCTGGTCTGGGGCGCGGCCTACGGCGCGGTCCCGGTCAGCCTGCAGATCTGGCTGGGCAGCGCGGTGCCGGACCGCCGGGAGGTCGCCGGTTCGCTGTTCGTCACCGCGTTCCAGGTGTCCATCTCGCTCGGCGCGTTGTTCGGCGGGCTGTGGGTGGATTCGCTCGGCCCCACCGGGGTGCTGCTGTTCGCCGGCACGCTCACCGCGCTCACCTCGGCCGGTTTGCTGGCCGTGCGGTCGAAATCAGCCGTGGACTAG
- a CDS encoding amino acid ABC transporter permease, translated as MNVLFDEPGPRGRRRIRIATAGAFVLGAALLGLALYQFGVNGQLDPEKWQPYGTWPMWKYLLNGLGGTLLAAGLVLVLAMPLGLLLAFGRMSRYRWIRLPARTYIEVFRVVPALLMVFMMLFALPRYGLDLPTLWKLVVPLTLNRSAQLAGVFRAGILSLDAGQGEAAAALGLRPWQAMWHVILPQALRHVLPSLISQSVGTVKDTSLGYVLSFAEVITIGKQLASYNRYLIQTYLVIALIYFVVNFALSRLGRWLERRERRVGHVAAPADPGII; from the coding sequence ATGAACGTGCTCTTCGACGAGCCGGGCCCGCGCGGCAGGCGCCGCATCCGGATCGCCACCGCGGGCGCGTTCGTGCTCGGCGCGGCCCTGCTGGGGCTGGCGCTGTACCAGTTCGGCGTGAACGGGCAGCTGGATCCGGAGAAGTGGCAGCCGTACGGCACCTGGCCGATGTGGAAGTACCTGCTCAACGGCCTGGGCGGCACGCTGCTCGCGGCCGGGCTGGTGCTGGTGCTGGCGATGCCGCTGGGTCTGCTGCTGGCCTTCGGCCGGATGTCGCGGTACCGCTGGATCCGGCTGCCCGCGCGCACCTACATCGAGGTGTTCCGGGTGGTGCCCGCGCTGCTGATGGTGTTCATGATGCTGTTCGCGCTGCCGCGGTACGGGCTGGACCTGCCGACGCTGTGGAAGCTGGTGGTGCCGCTGACGCTGAACCGGTCGGCGCAGCTGGCCGGGGTGTTCCGCGCGGGCATCCTGTCGCTGGACGCCGGCCAGGGCGAGGCGGCGGCCGCGCTCGGGCTGCGGCCGTGGCAGGCGATGTGGCACGTGATCCTGCCGCAGGCGCTGCGGCACGTGCTGCCGTCGCTGATCAGCCAGTCCGTCGGCACGGTGAAGGACACCTCGCTCGGGTACGTGCTGAGCTTCGCCGAGGTGATCACCATCGGGAAGCAGCTGGCCTCGTACAACCGGTACCTGATCCAGACGTACCTGGTGATCGCGCTGATCTACTTCGTGGTGAACTTCGCGCTGTCGCGGCTCGGGCGGTGGCTGGAACGGCGGGAACGCCGGGTCGGTCACGTCGCCGCCCCCGCGGACCCCGGAATCATCTGA
- a CDS encoding amino acid ABC transporter permease, whose amino-acid sequence MNVLLDYLPEFGRGVLTTIELTVLSFAGAMLVALLVVSCRVSPVKPLRAFAIVYVEVFQNIPLLLWLILIIFALPEIAINFDLFLCAVLALSLYSAAYYAEALRSGINSVSKGQAEAARALGLGFFRTQSSVVLPQALRSVLQPLCNITIGLLMNTAITAGTGIPELTAAANAVNVITSDPLPVYIGAGIVYGLLALLISLATSRLEKKLVIHR is encoded by the coding sequence ATGAACGTCCTCCTCGACTACCTCCCCGAGTTCGGCCGCGGTGTGCTCACCACGATCGAACTGACCGTGCTGTCCTTCGCCGGCGCCATGCTCGTCGCGCTGCTGGTGGTCTCGTGCCGGGTGTCCCCGGTCAAGCCGCTGCGCGCGTTCGCCATCGTCTACGTGGAGGTCTTCCAGAACATCCCGCTGCTGCTCTGGCTGATCCTGATCATCTTCGCGCTGCCGGAGATCGCGATCAACTTCGACCTGTTCCTGTGCGCGGTGCTCGCGCTCTCGCTGTACTCGGCGGCCTACTACGCCGAAGCGCTGCGCTCGGGCATCAACTCCGTGTCGAAGGGGCAGGCCGAGGCCGCCAGGGCGCTCGGGCTCGGGTTCTTCCGCACGCAGTCCAGCGTGGTGCTGCCGCAGGCGCTGCGCTCGGTGCTCCAGCCGCTGTGCAACATCACCATCGGGCTGCTGATGAACACCGCGATCACCGCGGGCACCGGCATCCCGGAACTGACCGCGGCGGCCAACGCGGTCAACGTGATCACCTCCGACCCGCTGCCGGTCTACATCGGCGCCGGCATCGTCTACGGGCTGCTCGCGCTGCTGATCTCGCTGGCCACCTCGCGGCTGGAGAAGAAGCTGGTGATCCACCGATGA
- a CDS encoding copper homeostasis protein CutC, with protein MNRGLLEVIVLDARDAEQAQLGGADRVELVAEMALDGLTPSDDVVREVLAATDLPVRVMLRARGSFLAADLPGLRARANELLALGAKEFVLGFLTDGGIVDEPATRTLVRELDGASWTFHRAVDHARDVRAAYATAARLGCDTILTAGHPDGVTEGAPALEQLALHDEPPVLMAGGGLRAQQVARLREAGVHAFHVGSGVRPLGWVEAVDAIAVRRWAELVHG; from the coding sequence GTGAACCGCGGCTTGCTGGAAGTGATCGTGCTCGACGCGCGGGACGCCGAACAGGCGCAGCTCGGCGGTGCCGATCGGGTGGAACTGGTCGCCGAGATGGCGCTCGACGGGCTCACCCCCAGCGACGACGTGGTCCGCGAGGTGCTCGCCGCGACCGACCTGCCGGTACGCGTGATGCTGCGGGCACGCGGCTCCTTCCTGGCCGCGGACCTGCCCGGCCTGCGTGCCCGCGCGAACGAGCTGCTGGCGCTGGGCGCCAAGGAGTTCGTGCTCGGCTTCCTCACCGACGGCGGCATCGTCGACGAACCAGCCACCCGCACGCTGGTGCGCGAGCTGGACGGTGCGAGCTGGACCTTCCACCGCGCGGTCGATCACGCCCGCGACGTGCGCGCCGCCTACGCGACGGCCGCGCGGCTCGGCTGCGACACGATCCTCACCGCCGGGCACCCCGACGGCGTCACCGAAGGCGCGCCCGCGCTGGAACAGCTGGCGCTGCACGACGAACCGCCGGTGCTGATGGCCGGTGGCGGCCTGCGCGCGCAGCAGGTGGCGCGGTTGCGCGAGGCCGGGGTGCACGCCTTCCACGTCGGTTCCGGGGTGCGGCCGCTGGGCTGGGTGGAGGCGGTCGACGCGATCGCCGTGCGCCGGTGGGCGGAACTAGTCCACGGCTGA
- a CDS encoding DUF742 domain-containing protein yields MDSGRSRGERRFDDDFSSARWPNESDNSNISDSRGGEVAGEDWKSFRDRIDREWRSRRGGDEVAPEPVAPDPSSWLNPADEPGTRGPAEFNVDDFRDRLLSGPVSELYGVGGGSLRDAAGGFTAFGGPEEPEPEQFIPSARPSTPPEEPVETSGLVRPYFRTGGRTKPSYDLAIEALISTSERGRLIDSVRVPEHRSICDLCLDTRSVAEIAAHLRLPLGVVRVLIGDVAGLGLVLVHSGSTVVGDRPSIEFMERVLSGLRRI; encoded by the coding sequence GTGGACTCGGGGCGCTCGAGAGGCGAACGTCGGTTCGACGACGACTTCTCCAGTGCGCGTTGGCCGAATGAGTCGGACAACTCGAACATTTCGGACAGCCGTGGGGGCGAGGTCGCAGGGGAGGACTGGAAGAGTTTCCGGGACCGGATAGACCGCGAGTGGCGGTCCCGGCGAGGCGGTGACGAGGTGGCACCGGAGCCGGTGGCGCCGGATCCGTCGTCGTGGCTGAACCCGGCGGACGAGCCCGGCACGCGCGGGCCCGCCGAATTCAACGTCGACGACTTCCGCGACCGGCTGCTCAGCGGGCCGGTGTCGGAGTTGTACGGCGTGGGCGGCGGCTCGCTGCGGGACGCGGCGGGCGGGTTCACCGCCTTCGGCGGCCCGGAGGAGCCCGAACCGGAGCAGTTCATCCCGTCGGCGCGCCCGAGCACGCCGCCGGAGGAGCCGGTGGAGACCTCCGGCCTGGTCCGGCCGTACTTCCGGACCGGCGGGCGGACCAAGCCCAGCTACGACCTGGCCATCGAGGCCTTGATCTCGACCAGTGAACGGGGCAGGCTGATCGATTCGGTTCGGGTGCCCGAGCACCGGTCGATCTGCGACCTGTGCCTGGACACCCGGTCGGTCGCCGAGATCGCCGCGCATCTGCGGCTGCCCCTCGGTGTGGTGCGGGTGCTGATTGGTGATGTCGCCGGTCTCGGACTGGTTCTCGTGCACAGCGGGAGCACGGTCGTCGGGGACAGGCCGAGTATCGAGTTCATGGAAAGGGTGCTCAGTGGGCTTCGGAGAATTTAG
- a CDS encoding ATP/GTP-binding protein, which yields MGFGEFSSDANTSAAAGPTSSAKIVVAGGFGSGKTTLVGAVSEIDPLTTEASMTEASSGVDDVSATPNKTTTTVAMDFGRITLDSDIVLYVFGTPGQHRFWFMWDDLALGAIGAVVLVDTRRLSDAFPSIDFFENRKLPYVVAINCFDRLLHHQIEDVRHALTISPSVPIMACDARERESAKQVLISVVQHAIQHDTALRAG from the coding sequence GTGGGCTTCGGAGAATTTAGCTCCGACGCGAACACGTCGGCGGCCGCGGGACCGACCTCGTCGGCGAAGATCGTGGTGGCGGGCGGGTTCGGGTCGGGAAAGACCACGCTGGTGGGTGCGGTCTCCGAGATCGACCCGCTGACCACCGAGGCCTCGATGACCGAGGCCAGTTCCGGCGTCGACGACGTCTCGGCGACGCCGAACAAGACGACCACCACGGTGGCGATGGACTTCGGCCGGATCACCCTGGACTCGGACATCGTGCTGTACGTGTTCGGCACGCCGGGGCAGCACCGGTTCTGGTTCATGTGGGACGACCTGGCACTGGGCGCGATCGGCGCGGTGGTGCTGGTGGACACCCGCAGGCTCTCGGACGCGTTCCCGTCGATCGACTTCTTCGAGAACCGGAAGCTGCCGTACGTGGTCGCCATCAACTGCTTCGACCGGCTGCTGCACCACCAGATCGAGGACGTCCGGCACGCGCTGACGATCTCGCCGAGCGTGCCGATCATGGCTTGTGACGCGCGCGAGCGGGAGTCGGCGAAGCAGGTGCTGATCTCGGTGGTCCAGCACGCCATCCAGCACGACACCGCGTTGCGGGCGGGCTGA